From a region of the Mytilus galloprovincialis chromosome 3, xbMytGall1.hap1.1, whole genome shotgun sequence genome:
- the LOC143069589 gene encoding ral GTPase-activating protein subunit beta-like isoform X3, whose protein sequence is MYCEWASLQGEIQCDKANQSVLHKFPATVGRDVAYTVVKSIAQNLSLAGSNSEPSHLVSDKEVKWTMEVLCFGLSLPLTEQDTIKECVSVYCDWLSACTEPKACVPGPVRENPNPYTQDIIHHLLNLFVPRPGSVLDLVKRQALLCHRTLRAIEEVATKSTILTRETWETLLKFLLAANDSLLSPPTEKDDTGLSSYDIGDHLCERVLSVLFEIWLLACYKCFPSPSLWKTFRNMCVNWRHHETLVVQWHKVNHALTARLLKFLYGPGYPILQLGNVQEEGGSQLIPDDMSYDTIAQCWFRYLHVINNPVDLCHPDIISNTPKFRQHAMPGNGVVDPIQHECLNKLPYIFFRAMRGISIMVNAFLGIAQSVKADDELYTSQISRQIPGPSTPPGQRKPGRPISSVIAGTLQKGSKMAATVTTPKSSTLPPNLSGHVSFDARQPLASARPRCDSILHLFGAWLFDAALARVSLHPSHKETADKARTESRSSSFTDSRHASISLDFPVMGLNGDNTYEAGRAEAIGALCRIFCAHKTGEAILTTYYSRFYIAMFYGLQTGETMSGQVLSSIIFNSCDLLRVNLDGVQLLVPYILTSIQLILSENSLPFKLNDDRTIELRRSCTHLLISMLCLPLHFKDLKIKDFVPADNVNQVTTFISLRKRITELLLRALLIETDPTNTQMLIGGLMLAVQDQAMFEEAEQNTLQPQHDTSTDSEAHADTSHTSVGTTSSDSSYQESAYHRLHQTSQDVESAYGLFGQATSEVCTRLMVNWKTDLNTALAAMELLSGLAKVQIKPPNLLMCKRTVKWICDFIVFQCNRPNQNHTRDLHSMIVAAFKCLTLWLVEHSRLLYDKECLHNVLEVVELGISGSKSQNRASDVPKFKGDKELMPASMRVKEAAEGVLTVIIQHVGAFPPPCGPESLFSLLDEKSLLKYCKGNSLPEAGSPFKYFVLDNSIIVGLLEQPLGNNEDPLPTVTSLIRGPFGRHAWTMQLRHSPRNNKINSRSRSRLTDPGRPLPMENVGIHHNIKHRYFPESADKIPPTKADKSIPTLESLVKDNDRTDLNKLKSFIDKAVQFENEISRKSKLNMKHSPFPSQDIECKTPRITQEYQTARLFLSHYGFLSLEALKDNNNSSIPPALVMLDTTNSGLFTDLEILDTVTSRDNDTVHIFYVKSGQKNFHDIIDNVTSRTNVQSQFIEFLHSLGWPVDVRKHAGWTGHISTSWKVMEPEEDISASDYQMSTGGSVYDGRQQVLYWADVSSEVAFVVPSTESRMSSSNTSGDKSPLLTHKMAERAASDISLNKPKTLSLDRADHVDKIKGDSPISPQDQPIFKKSGRQPALMAGPDIKILVVWLENFQDHENFPTGDILSVTRTGMEHLNTSLMSSTPKSTEKDTFIIFIHALQNGLFRIHMQGITGRINMAIPLIDGMVVSRRTLGPMVRQTAINIGKRKRLESETYQPPHVRRKLKIQEMAKQYRLKMSEPEFYTALFHDVPK, encoded by the exons ATGTATTGTGAGTGGGCCTCACTGCAAGGAGAAATACAATGTGACAAAGCTAACCAGAGTGTGTTACACAAGTTCCCAGCAACAGTTGGAAGAGATGTTGCCTACACGGTGGTTAAAAGTATTGCTCAGAACTTGAGCCTTGCTGGTAGTAACTCAGAACCAAGTCACCTGGTATCTGACAAAGAAGTCAAATGGACGATGGAG GTATTATGTTTTGGTTTAAGTTTACCTTTAACAGAGCAGGACACTATTAAGGAGTGTGTTAGTGTGTATTGTGATTGGCTGTCAGCATGTACAGAACCCAAGGCCTGTGTACCGGGACCTGTCAGGGAAAACCCTAACCCCTATACACAGGATATTATACATCATTTACTCAACTTGTTTGTTCCAAGACCAGGATCAG TTTTGGACCTTGTTAAAAGACAAGCCTTGTTATGCCACAGAACATTGAGAGCTATAGAAGAAGTTGCTACAAAGTCCACCATTTTGACTAGGGAGACATGGGAAACTTTATTAAAGTTTTTATTGGCTGCCAATGATAGTCTGCTATCACCCCCTACAGAAAAAG ACGACACTGGGCTGAGTTCAT ATGATATTGGTGACCATTTATGTGAGAGAGTATTAAGTGTGTTATTTGAGATCTGGTTGTTAGCCTGTTACAAATGTTTTCCCTCGCCATCGTTATGGAAGACTTTCAGGAACATGTGTGTTAACTGGAGACACCATGAGACACTAGTAGTCCAATGGCACAAAGTCAACCATGCACTGACAGCCAGGCTACTGAAGTTTTTATATGGACCAGGTTATCCTATATTACAGCTTGGCAATG TTCAAGAGGAGGGAGGATCACAGCTGATACCAGATGATATGTCTTATGACACAATAGCCCAATGTTGGTTCAGATACCTCCATGTAATAAACAATCCAGTCGACCTATGTCATCCCGATATCATTAGTAATACACCAAAGTTCCGTCAACATGCCATGCCAGGGAATGGAGTCGTAGATCCTATACAGCATGAATGTCTTAACAAACTACCGTACATCTTCTTCAGGGCCATGAGGGGCATATCTATAATGGTTAATGCATTTCTAG GAATTGCTCAGTCAGTCAAAGCAGATGATGAGTTATATACATCACAAATAAGTCGACAAATACCTGGTCCTTCAACTCCACCAGGACAAAGAAAGCCAGGTCGTCCTATATCATCTGTTATAGCAGGCACTTTACAGAAAG GGTCTAAAATGGCTGCAACAGTTACTACACCTAAATCGTCTACCCTACCTCCAAACCTAAGTGGTCATGTGTCATTTGATGCTAGGCAACCATTAGCTTCTGCACGACCCAGATGTGATAGTATTCTTCATCTTTTTGGTGCTTGGTTATTTGATGCAGCTCTAGCAAGAGTGTCTCTTCATCCTTCTCACAAAGAAACTGCAGATAAAG CAAGGACTGAGAGCAGATCTAGTTCCTTTACAGATTCCCGCCATGCCTCCATATCGCTTGATTTCCCCGTCATGGGTCTGAATGGTGACAACACCTATGAAGCAGGACGAGCTGAGGCTATAGGAGCACTATGTAGAATATTCTGTGCTCACAAAACAGGGGAGGCAATTCTAACTACTTATTACTCCAGATTTTATATTGCTATGTTTTATGGACTCCAAACAGGAGAG ACAATGAGTGGACAGGTATTATCCAGTATTATATTTAACTCCTGTGATCTACTCCGAGTAAACCTTGATGGTGTACAGCTCTTAGTGCCATATATACTGACGTCCATTCAACTTATACTGTCTGAAAATAGTTTACCGTTCAA GTTAAATGATGACAGGACGATAGAGTTACGGAGATCGTGTACCCACCTTTTAATATCTATGTTATGTTTACCATTACATTTCAAAGACTTAAAGATTAAAG ATTTTGTACCAGCAGACAATGTTAACCAAGTAACAACCTTCATTTCACTACGGAAGAGGATTACAGAATTACTATTGAGAGCATTGTTGATAGAGACTGATCCTACAAATACACAGATGTTAATAG GAGGATTAATGCTAGCTGTTCAGGACCAAGCTATGTTTGAAGAAGCTGAACAGAACACATTACAACCTCAACATGATACAAGTACTGATTCTGAGGCACATGCAG ATACAAGCCATACAAGTGTAGGGACGACTTCATCAGACTCCAGCTATCAGGAATCAGCCTATCACAGACTGCATCAGACATCACAGGATGTTG AATCAGCCTATGGACTGTTTGGACAAGCAACATCAGAAGTGTGTACCAGATTAATGGTGAATTGGAAGACAGATCTCAACACAGCATTAGCAGCCATGGAATTATTAAGTGGTCTGGCAAAGGTTCAAATAAAACCACCGAATCTACTGATGTGTAAACGAACAGTCAAATGGATCTGTGACTTCATCGTGTTCCAATGTAATCGTCCTAATCAGAACCACACCAGAGATCTACACTCAATGATCGTAGCAGCCTTTAAATGTCTGACTCTTTGGTTGGTGGAGCACAGTAGGCTGTTGTATGATAAAGAATGTCTACATAATGTTCTAGAGGTGGTAGAGCTTGGTATATCTGGGTCAAAATCACAG AATCGTGCCAGTGATGTACCTAAATTCAAGGGAGATAAGGAGTTAATGCCAGCGTCAATGAGAGTAAAGGAGGCTGCTGAGGGGGTACTCACTGTCATAATACAACATGTG GGAGCCTTTCCTCCTCCATGTGGTCCAGAGTCTTTGTTTTCTTTATTGGATGAGAAATCGTTACTGAAGTACTGTAAAGGCAATTCTCTACCCGAGGCTGGATCTCCATTTAAATACTTTGTTTTGGATAACTCCATCATTGTTGGGTTACTGGAACAGCCATTAGGAAATAACGAAG aTCCCTTACCAACGGTGACTTCTCTAATCAGAGGACCATTTGGAAGACATGCATGGACCATGCAATTACGACATTCACCTAGAAATAATAAA ATAAACTCTCGATCAAGATCCCGTTTGACAGATCCAGGTCGACCATTACCTATGGAGAATGTTGGTATTCATCACAATATAAAACACAGATACTTCCCTGAATCAGCTGATAAAATACCACCTACCAAAGC AGATAAAAGTATACCCACATTAGAATCTCTTGTGAAGGATAACGATCGCACAGATCTGAACAAACTGAAATCATTTATTGACAAAGCCgtacaatttgaaaatgaaatcagTAGGAAAAGTAAACTTAACATGAAACATTCACCATTTCCCAGCCAGGATATCGAATGTAAAACCCCAAG AATTACACAGGAATACCAGACAGCTAGATTGTTCCTATCTCATTATGGTTTCTTGTCATTGGAAGCTTTAAAG GATAAtaataacagtagtataccaccaGCTTTAGTTATGTTAGATACAACAAACTCCGGCTTGTTTACAGACCTGGAGATATTAGATACTGTGACATCACGTGACAATGATACTGTTCATATATTCTATGTTAAATCGGGTCAGAAGAATTTCCATGATATTATAGACAATGTA aCATCAAGAACTAATGTACAGTCACAGTTTATTGAGTTCCTTCATTCACTTGGATGGCCTGTAGATGTTAGAAAGCATGCCGGCTGGACTGGACACATCAGTACAAGCTGGAAAGTTATGGAACCAGAGGAAGATATCAGTG CATCAGACTACCAGATGAGTACGGGAGGGAGTGTGTATGATGGTAGACAACAAGTATTATACTGGGCAGACGTGTCGTCAGAGGTCGCTTTTGTTGTTCCATCTACAGAATCGAGGATGTCATCTAGTAACACTTCTGGAG ATAAATCTCCCCTACTGACACATAAAATGGCTGAGAGAGCTGCATCAGACATATCCTTAAACAAGCCAAAGACTCTGTCATTAGACAGAGCTGACCATGTAGACAAGATAAAGGGAGACAGTCCCATATCTCCTCAGGATCAGCCCATTTTCAAGAAGTCTGGTCGTCAACCTGCACTGATGGCTGGACCAGATATTAAGATACTAGTGGTATGGTTGGAGAATTTCCAGGATCATGAGAACTTCCCTACTG GGGATATACTGAGTGTGACGAGGACAGGTATGGAACACCTGAACACTTCATTGATGTCATCAACCCCTAAATCAACGGAGAAAGATACATTCATCATCTTCATTCATGCATTACAAAATGGTTTGTTTAGGATACACATGCAGGGCATAACAGGAAG AATCAATATGGCAATACCATTGATAGATGGGATGGTGGTCAGTCGACGTACATTAGGACCAATGGTCAGACAAACAGCAATTAATATTGGTAAAAGGAAAAGATTAGAAAGTGAAAC ATATCAGCCACCGCATGTTAGAAGAAAGCTGAAGATTCAGGAGATGGCCAAACAGTATCGTCTTAAAATGTCGGAGCCTGAGTTCTACACGGCTTTATTCCATGACGTACCAAAATGA
- the LOC143069589 gene encoding ral GTPase-activating protein subunit beta-like isoform X6, with product MYCEWASLQGEIQCDKANQSVLHKFPATVGRDVAYTVVKSIAQNLSLAGSNSEPSHLVSDKEVKWTMEVLCFGLSLPLTEQDTIKECVSVYCDWLSACTEPKACVPGPVRENPNPYTQDIIHHLLNLFVPRPGSVLDLVKRQALLCHRTLRAIEEVATKSTILTRETWETLLKFLLAANDSLLSPPTEKDDIGDHLCERVLSVLFEIWLLACYKCFPSPSLWKTFRNMCVNWRHHETLVVQWHKVNHALTARLLKFLYGPGYPILQLGNVQEEGGSQLIPDDMSYDTIAQCWFRYLHVINNPVDLCHPDIISNTPKFRQHAMPGNGVVDPIQHECLNKLPYIFFRAMRGISIMVNAFLGIAQSVKADDELYTSQISRQIPGPSTPPGQRKPGRPISSVIAGTLQKGSKMAATVTTPKSSTLPPNLSGHVSFDARQPLASARPRCDSILHLFGAWLFDAALARVSLHPSHKETADKARTESRSSSFTDSRHASISLDFPVMGLNGDNTYEAGRAEAIGALCRIFCAHKTGEAILTTYYSRFYIAMFYGLQTGETMSGQVLSSIIFNSCDLLRVNLDGVQLLVPYILTSIQLILSENSLPFKLNDDRTIELRRSCTHLLISMLCLPLHFKDLKIKDFVPADNVNQVTTFISLRKRITELLLRALLIETDPTNTQMLIGGLMLAVQDQAMFEEAEQNTLQPQHDTSTDSEAHADTSHTSVGTTSSDSSYQESAYHRLHQTSQDVESAYGLFGQATSEVCTRLMVNWKTDLNTALAAMELLSGLAKVQIKPPNLLMCKRTVKWICDFIVFQCNRPNQNHTRDLHSMIVAAFKCLTLWLVEHSRLLYDKECLHNVLEVVELGISGSKSQNRASDVPKFKGDKELMPASMRVKEAAEGVLTVIIQHVGAFPPPCGPESLFSLLDEKSLLKYCKGNSLPEAGSPFKYFVLDNSIIVGLLEQPLGNNEDPLPTVTSLIRGPFGRHAWTMQLRHSPRNNKINSRSRSRLTDPGRPLPMENVGIHHNIKHRYFPESADKIPPTKADKSIPTLESLVKDNDRTDLNKLKSFIDKAVQFENEISRKSKLNMKHSPFPSQDIECKTPRITQEYQTARLFLSHYGFLSLEALKDNNNSSIPPALVMLDTTNSGLFTDLEILDTVTSRDNDTVHIFYVKSGQKNFHDIIDNVTSRTNVQSQFIEFLHSLGWPVDVRKHAGWTGHISTSWKVMEPEEDISASDYQMSTGGSVYDGRQQVLYWADVSSEVAFVVPSTESRMSSSNTSGDKSPLLTHKMAERAASDISLNKPKTLSLDRADHVDKIKGDSPISPQDQPIFKKSGRQPALMAGPDIKILVVWLENFQDHENFPTGDILSVTRTGMEHLNTSLMSSTPKSTEKDTFIIFIHALQNGLFRIHMQGITGRINMAIPLIDGMVVSRRTLGPMVRQTAINIGKRKRLESETYQPPHVRRKLKIQEMAKQYRLKMSEPEFYTALFHDVPK from the exons ATGTATTGTGAGTGGGCCTCACTGCAAGGAGAAATACAATGTGACAAAGCTAACCAGAGTGTGTTACACAAGTTCCCAGCAACAGTTGGAAGAGATGTTGCCTACACGGTGGTTAAAAGTATTGCTCAGAACTTGAGCCTTGCTGGTAGTAACTCAGAACCAAGTCACCTGGTATCTGACAAAGAAGTCAAATGGACGATGGAG GTATTATGTTTTGGTTTAAGTTTACCTTTAACAGAGCAGGACACTATTAAGGAGTGTGTTAGTGTGTATTGTGATTGGCTGTCAGCATGTACAGAACCCAAGGCCTGTGTACCGGGACCTGTCAGGGAAAACCCTAACCCCTATACACAGGATATTATACATCATTTACTCAACTTGTTTGTTCCAAGACCAGGATCAG TTTTGGACCTTGTTAAAAGACAAGCCTTGTTATGCCACAGAACATTGAGAGCTATAGAAGAAGTTGCTACAAAGTCCACCATTTTGACTAGGGAGACATGGGAAACTTTATTAAAGTTTTTATTGGCTGCCAATGATAGTCTGCTATCACCCCCTACAGAAAAAG ATGATATTGGTGACCATTTATGTGAGAGAGTATTAAGTGTGTTATTTGAGATCTGGTTGTTAGCCTGTTACAAATGTTTTCCCTCGCCATCGTTATGGAAGACTTTCAGGAACATGTGTGTTAACTGGAGACACCATGAGACACTAGTAGTCCAATGGCACAAAGTCAACCATGCACTGACAGCCAGGCTACTGAAGTTTTTATATGGACCAGGTTATCCTATATTACAGCTTGGCAATG TTCAAGAGGAGGGAGGATCACAGCTGATACCAGATGATATGTCTTATGACACAATAGCCCAATGTTGGTTCAGATACCTCCATGTAATAAACAATCCAGTCGACCTATGTCATCCCGATATCATTAGTAATACACCAAAGTTCCGTCAACATGCCATGCCAGGGAATGGAGTCGTAGATCCTATACAGCATGAATGTCTTAACAAACTACCGTACATCTTCTTCAGGGCCATGAGGGGCATATCTATAATGGTTAATGCATTTCTAG GAATTGCTCAGTCAGTCAAAGCAGATGATGAGTTATATACATCACAAATAAGTCGACAAATACCTGGTCCTTCAACTCCACCAGGACAAAGAAAGCCAGGTCGTCCTATATCATCTGTTATAGCAGGCACTTTACAGAAAG GGTCTAAAATGGCTGCAACAGTTACTACACCTAAATCGTCTACCCTACCTCCAAACCTAAGTGGTCATGTGTCATTTGATGCTAGGCAACCATTAGCTTCTGCACGACCCAGATGTGATAGTATTCTTCATCTTTTTGGTGCTTGGTTATTTGATGCAGCTCTAGCAAGAGTGTCTCTTCATCCTTCTCACAAAGAAACTGCAGATAAAG CAAGGACTGAGAGCAGATCTAGTTCCTTTACAGATTCCCGCCATGCCTCCATATCGCTTGATTTCCCCGTCATGGGTCTGAATGGTGACAACACCTATGAAGCAGGACGAGCTGAGGCTATAGGAGCACTATGTAGAATATTCTGTGCTCACAAAACAGGGGAGGCAATTCTAACTACTTATTACTCCAGATTTTATATTGCTATGTTTTATGGACTCCAAACAGGAGAG ACAATGAGTGGACAGGTATTATCCAGTATTATATTTAACTCCTGTGATCTACTCCGAGTAAACCTTGATGGTGTACAGCTCTTAGTGCCATATATACTGACGTCCATTCAACTTATACTGTCTGAAAATAGTTTACCGTTCAA GTTAAATGATGACAGGACGATAGAGTTACGGAGATCGTGTACCCACCTTTTAATATCTATGTTATGTTTACCATTACATTTCAAAGACTTAAAGATTAAAG ATTTTGTACCAGCAGACAATGTTAACCAAGTAACAACCTTCATTTCACTACGGAAGAGGATTACAGAATTACTATTGAGAGCATTGTTGATAGAGACTGATCCTACAAATACACAGATGTTAATAG GAGGATTAATGCTAGCTGTTCAGGACCAAGCTATGTTTGAAGAAGCTGAACAGAACACATTACAACCTCAACATGATACAAGTACTGATTCTGAGGCACATGCAG ATACAAGCCATACAAGTGTAGGGACGACTTCATCAGACTCCAGCTATCAGGAATCAGCCTATCACAGACTGCATCAGACATCACAGGATGTTG AATCAGCCTATGGACTGTTTGGACAAGCAACATCAGAAGTGTGTACCAGATTAATGGTGAATTGGAAGACAGATCTCAACACAGCATTAGCAGCCATGGAATTATTAAGTGGTCTGGCAAAGGTTCAAATAAAACCACCGAATCTACTGATGTGTAAACGAACAGTCAAATGGATCTGTGACTTCATCGTGTTCCAATGTAATCGTCCTAATCAGAACCACACCAGAGATCTACACTCAATGATCGTAGCAGCCTTTAAATGTCTGACTCTTTGGTTGGTGGAGCACAGTAGGCTGTTGTATGATAAAGAATGTCTACATAATGTTCTAGAGGTGGTAGAGCTTGGTATATCTGGGTCAAAATCACAG AATCGTGCCAGTGATGTACCTAAATTCAAGGGAGATAAGGAGTTAATGCCAGCGTCAATGAGAGTAAAGGAGGCTGCTGAGGGGGTACTCACTGTCATAATACAACATGTG GGAGCCTTTCCTCCTCCATGTGGTCCAGAGTCTTTGTTTTCTTTATTGGATGAGAAATCGTTACTGAAGTACTGTAAAGGCAATTCTCTACCCGAGGCTGGATCTCCATTTAAATACTTTGTTTTGGATAACTCCATCATTGTTGGGTTACTGGAACAGCCATTAGGAAATAACGAAG aTCCCTTACCAACGGTGACTTCTCTAATCAGAGGACCATTTGGAAGACATGCATGGACCATGCAATTACGACATTCACCTAGAAATAATAAA ATAAACTCTCGATCAAGATCCCGTTTGACAGATCCAGGTCGACCATTACCTATGGAGAATGTTGGTATTCATCACAATATAAAACACAGATACTTCCCTGAATCAGCTGATAAAATACCACCTACCAAAGC AGATAAAAGTATACCCACATTAGAATCTCTTGTGAAGGATAACGATCGCACAGATCTGAACAAACTGAAATCATTTATTGACAAAGCCgtacaatttgaaaatgaaatcagTAGGAAAAGTAAACTTAACATGAAACATTCACCATTTCCCAGCCAGGATATCGAATGTAAAACCCCAAG AATTACACAGGAATACCAGACAGCTAGATTGTTCCTATCTCATTATGGTTTCTTGTCATTGGAAGCTTTAAAG GATAAtaataacagtagtataccaccaGCTTTAGTTATGTTAGATACAACAAACTCCGGCTTGTTTACAGACCTGGAGATATTAGATACTGTGACATCACGTGACAATGATACTGTTCATATATTCTATGTTAAATCGGGTCAGAAGAATTTCCATGATATTATAGACAATGTA aCATCAAGAACTAATGTACAGTCACAGTTTATTGAGTTCCTTCATTCACTTGGATGGCCTGTAGATGTTAGAAAGCATGCCGGCTGGACTGGACACATCAGTACAAGCTGGAAAGTTATGGAACCAGAGGAAGATATCAGTG CATCAGACTACCAGATGAGTACGGGAGGGAGTGTGTATGATGGTAGACAACAAGTATTATACTGGGCAGACGTGTCGTCAGAGGTCGCTTTTGTTGTTCCATCTACAGAATCGAGGATGTCATCTAGTAACACTTCTGGAG ATAAATCTCCCCTACTGACACATAAAATGGCTGAGAGAGCTGCATCAGACATATCCTTAAACAAGCCAAAGACTCTGTCATTAGACAGAGCTGACCATGTAGACAAGATAAAGGGAGACAGTCCCATATCTCCTCAGGATCAGCCCATTTTCAAGAAGTCTGGTCGTCAACCTGCACTGATGGCTGGACCAGATATTAAGATACTAGTGGTATGGTTGGAGAATTTCCAGGATCATGAGAACTTCCCTACTG GGGATATACTGAGTGTGACGAGGACAGGTATGGAACACCTGAACACTTCATTGATGTCATCAACCCCTAAATCAACGGAGAAAGATACATTCATCATCTTCATTCATGCATTACAAAATGGTTTGTTTAGGATACACATGCAGGGCATAACAGGAAG AATCAATATGGCAATACCATTGATAGATGGGATGGTGGTCAGTCGACGTACATTAGGACCAATGGTCAGACAAACAGCAATTAATATTGGTAAAAGGAAAAGATTAGAAAGTGAAAC ATATCAGCCACCGCATGTTAGAAGAAAGCTGAAGATTCAGGAGATGGCCAAACAGTATCGTCTTAAAATGTCGGAGCCTGAGTTCTACACGGCTTTATTCCATGACGTACCAAAATGA